The DNA region ACGGCATATGTAAAACAGGCACTTGTATTGACAGCATATGATAATTTTGCTATCTCAGGTACACCGATGGCAAATGGTACAGCCCAAAATGGTGGTGTGGGAACAAATGGAACAATAAAAACAAAAAACTTTGCTACTACTAATTATGATTTTGTAACTATAGCGTCTGGAACTAATGACTTTAAACTTAATGTTCCTTTAGGAACTTTAGGTGTAATGGGAGATACTACTTTTGATACAAATACTTTTTATGGTGCGTATAGAGATGCTATAGAATATATGCTTGGTCAAAGTCCTACTATGAAAATTATATTATTAACACCATTGCAAAGGGATAATTCAAGCTATGATGTTAA from Clostridium pasteurianum BC1 includes:
- a CDS encoding SGNH/GDSL hydrolase family protein — translated: MFGFTEIERYGDLRRLTNKWYRKRGVAFGDSITVGYLTTNGGYTAYVKQALVLTAYDNFAISGTPMANGTAQNGGVGTNGTIKTKNFATTNYDFVTIASGTNDFKLNVPLGTLGVMGDTTFDTNTFYGAYRDAIEYMLGQSPTMKIILLTPLQRDNSSYDVNYTNTAGAKLIDYVNAIKNIGEMYSLRVIDQYRFSGISKKNLSTLTADGLHPNDVGAIYQGKYVTNELR